AAAGAGTGCGGTATTATAACCCTGTCTTGAAACAACAAGCACTCGTCTACAATTTCTAAATCATGCTGGTTAGAAAAAACGTTGACAAGGTGTTTGTCGATTTTATTTGGCCAACCATGTCTTATATACTTTACAATTTGTTGTAAAAATTTGTCCTTCTTTGTTTCTTTAGCTAGAAGTTTAAAATCCATTGGGAACTCATTGCTAAAATTTAAACTATGTATTATATCATATTCTTTGGCAACAGTATCGTTTAATGGGAATCTGGAACAGAAATCCGCATTTCCCATTTTAGATGATGGTCTATAAATTATATCGAAATCGTATATAGAAAGTTCTAAAATGTATCGTTGAATTCTCGTCACGTAAATGGAATGTTTGCCAGATTTGCCAAAAATAGCAACTAGAGGTTTATGATccgtaaaaactaaaaacttttgtcCATACAAGTATTTATGGAATTTCTTTATAGTACACACCAGCGCCAGAGCTTCAAGATGTAGAATAGGATATTTCTTTTGAGCTTGATTTAAAGAGAAAGATGTAAAACTGATTGGTTTCTCAGTATCGTTTACTATATGAGAAATCACTCCTCCTAAACCATAACCTGAAGCATCTGACGAAACCACCAATGGCTTTTTAGGgtcaaaaaattcaagaaatttgcTTGAAATCAAAGACTTTTTACTGTTCTGGAAAGCTTGTTCGCAATCTTTGTCCCAAAGAAACTTTACATCACTCTTTAATAATTTATACAAATGAAACAATTTAGAAGAAAGATTAGGTAtaaatttatgataataatttatcAAACCAAGAAAGGATTTAAGTTCTGTGACATTTGAAGGCGTTTTAGCATTTTCAATGGTTTTAATTTTACTTTGACATGGAGCCAGACCTTTCTCGCTAATCATGTGACCTAAATAGTTCAATTCCGTTACAAAAAACttgcatttttcaaaatttactctaatGTTTGCTTCCGAAAGTTTCTCCAGAACCACAAACAATCTTTTCTTACACTCCTCAATATCTTTACCCGCAATTAGAACATCGTCAAGATAGCAAACGACAAACGGTAAATCTTTCAACACTTGATCCATTACCTGCTGAAAGATGGATGCACTCGAAGATGCTCCTTGCGGTAACCTGTTGTAAGTGTATAACCCTTTTATGGTATTAATAACCATAAATTTCCTTGAACGACTGGATAAGGAAAGCTGAGTATAAGCTCCTTCCAGATCTAGAGTGCAAAAGACTCTGCAACCAGACAGATTTGCAAAAAGGTCTTGCACCAGAGGCAAAGGGTAAGTATTTTGTATTAgcagtttgtttattgacacttTACAGTCAATAACTAATCGTATATCTTTGTTTTTCTTAATTACTGCCACCACTGGAGAAGCCCACTCACTTGTTTTAATTGGAGTAATAACTTTCTCATTTTCTAACTTCTCCAAATAGTCTAAAACTTTTTCTCTTAACCTGTAAGGTACATCGTACGCCTTCTTGAAAATGGGTGTGTCTGCTTTAATAATAAGTTCAGCTTCGTAACCTTTTATTGGCATCGAGAAatcttttttaaaaatgtttaaaaatctttgttttatttcctggataaaacaatttttattcaaaatattgttaACTGAAACAGTTCCAGCAAAAAATTTCCTCCAATCAGGAATTAAAACATCTAACCACGTTCTACCAAATAACGGATAGAAATTGTTTTCAGAACTAATAACTAAAAGTTttaattttgcttttttttctttgtgttcCACTATAACTTCTGTCTCCCCTAATAATTGTAGATGCGATCCATTTACCACAATAAGTTTTGTCGtagtttttgataaatttttagaaaaatatgaaaaataatgaattttattcaTCACTGTTACAGAAGCACCGCAGTCAACTTCCATCTGTATTGGTACACCATCAatttttacattaataaaacaaGGAttgttaattttattcaaggTAGAAACTTGCATGCAAGATAATTCACCTGTATCCGAATCTCCATCCAATTCGTCATCCGAGTCCTTGGTATTCATGCGCCCTAGAAGGTTAGAAATGTTCTCCTTACTGCTACCAGGAATGTCCATCCGGTTCACTGGATATTTATgttagttctttttttttgtaacattttcttGCCACATGCCCTCTCAGTCACATATGCGCTGATCCCATTTTGGCTGTTCACTTCTGTACTCTGCTGGCCTAACATCTTCATATCTTCTAGCATCATCGAACCGAACTCGTTTTCTGTAATTCGAATCATGGCGTTTGTATCCCAGTCGATTCTTTACTGGAATACGATTTCGTTCTTCGAAACGTCGTTGCCTAGATTCTTGAAAATCTTTCATTCTTTGTATTCCTCTACCCATTCCAGAGAGAGATTTCATAGCAAAAACTTCATCTTCTTTTTCAGAAAACGGTTTAGAATTAGTAGTAACCATTTCCCacgtttcaagaattttttcagCTAAAGCGAGTGTCAATTTGTCCTCGCTAAgcaattttttccttaattcaTTATCTTGGACCCCCGCTACAATTCTATCCAATATAGCTAAGTCTTTATGATCACCAAAACCACAAAACTCAGCTTGGAGTCGAAGAGATAATGCATAATCTTTTAACGATTCATTTGGTTGTTGATTACGGGTATTGAATCTTAGACGTTGTATCATGTCTGATTCAGTTCTGTCCAACCTAGCActtaattttgaaattagttCCTCATACGGAACATTGTCAAAATTTCCCGTGGGATAAAGTaattttatttgtgaaaaaattACCGGGCCACCCATCGTAATGAAGTGGGCTTTTTTATCATTGCCGTCTTCTATTTtgtttacaataaaaaaatacttcagtcTTGCGGCCCAATCCGCGAAACTAGTGCCCGTACGATACGGCTCGATTGTAGCAAAAACAATTGCCATGTTATATAAATATGTAGATAGGCAGTTTATAGTAATAAAATCAATAAACCTATTTGTAAAATATAGTATTAAAATTTTccaagagaagaaaaaaaacttgcacTCACCGCAGAAAATTATTCCTACCGGCTCACCGAAACGCTATCGGTATACAGGCCTTTCAATTGgctggatttttttttccaaattttccactTTTATTTATTCGCCAGGCTTAGCGAAAATTCGTCGTACTGGTCACACTGCCTATCTACTCTCcaaaaagaaagaaaagatATTAATACTATGAAAACAAAATGGCTTCCCTGTATAATAAAAGTGTTAGCgtggttttttcttttttttttttaccaaaaattgaataaaatagcaCACATATACGTCGCTTATTTTCACAATATGAATAAATTACTTTTCTTTTTGTTCTATTTAATAGCCACCACATTAAAAAACTATGGTACTTACAGAGCTTTCCAAACCAGCGTAgccgttgaaaagaaaatgctgTAATATGTATAATTGCTGACTGCAATGACCGGTGCACGGTACCGGTTGTCCTCGTCGCCAGTTATCAAATCCTTATCATGGAGAGTCGCAGGAAATATCAGGATTTCGTTTGAACTTTGTAGAATGAACAGGAAAACACAACTGCTACTTATAGATTACTCAAAAGAACTGCACGACCGAGCTCAACCCAGTTGCCAGTTAGTTTATTCAATTCATCGATCTTATATACGCTAATTTTAAAGTGTTTAATAACAACTTTTCGATTGTACTAAACTACACTGTACATAACAAATACCAGTCCATtagaacctacgtgaaaagtagagtGGAAAATatacacataacttttcacgtaactataacatgattattattttgagtgtacggtatcattgtaaaaatccagttttTTGCCTGAGTTACTTCAATACCTACTGAATAAATACCCACTGAATAAATGAAGATAAAATCATAACATTTTTCGGATTGTTTACTTCAATGCTCCCTGTATGAATTATGAAGTTACGCACTCGCGcaattttcatgaaattggctggtttccGCGACTAGGACAAATGCCGCTCGACAAAGAAATATTACGTCAGCTCTCAATAGCCCCTCACGGAACCGGAATAACGCTTTGTTCATGCGTTCCTGTTTGACGTTTATCGAAGCTCTGAAGTTTttacattgatttttttaagaGAACTGTCATTTCGGTTTGTTATTGTTCGAGTGTTATTCAGTCGCATTGTAGCTCGTCAATTCATTATATGTCGCACGAAACCATATGGATATAATCAACATCAACATCAAAAATATCTGCATACGATTTTCAATTGAGTAAAGACTTTGTTCAAGCAAATAACGACGTTGAATTCATGTGAGATTGAGTCCAAGAACACATTGAGGTGAGAATGATAAAGAATACGAAATCTGAAAGTTTGTGGAATATTATAACTCCGAACTGTTTCAGGTTTTGTAGTTGTAAAGGAAGCATTCATCAAATTATTCTCAATTATAATGGGCACTCAAACCAAATTCGAGCTATTAGAGTTACTAAATAAAACAAATGATAAATATTTATACTTATTGGAAGCATTCAAAATTCCTAGTGCCAATACAGACAAAAACGAGCACAGTGATCTCCTACTTCAGGACACACAAGTTGAACCGGATGATTCAGAAGAGGAGCGAAACACACAGCTTAAGGTGATGCAAAATAAAATCTCTTCAAAGTGTATACAACGAAAACGTAAGAAAATGGGAGCAACAAAATCAATACAAAAACCTAACAAATTTCAAATGCGCCCTAATGTACAAATTGCCGAAAAAAATACGAACCATAATGGAAACACACAAATCAAGAAGGAAAAAGAGCTACTTCCAGTTTATAATGAAATGGGAAAAATCGTGTTCCCGAAAATTCAATTCGACGAAAATGATgtttcgaaaaaaggagtcgaaACAGACGCAAAAAAGATGCTCCGCCAAGTACTCAAAGAGCAAAAGCAACTGAATGACTTGAAGTCTTCTGGTGATACCACCAAATATGAAAAGATAAAGAACGCAAAGTCTTGGAATCGTGCCACAGCTAAGGTATTAGGTCAAAAAATCAGAGACGACGTTGGATTACTATCGACAAAAATTAATAGACGAAAGAAGCAAGTTTCTAAGTCCAAGCAAGAATGGTCAGAACGAATTAAGAAAGTTGATCGTGCGAAgcatttaaaacaaacaaaacgaaTGGAAAACATTAAACAGCGTGCCACccagaagaaaaataaaaaaatgaaaaaactagCCAATAAGGGTCGAATTATTCCGGGATTTTGAGTAGGTTCTAATTTTCATATAATACAGTGAATAAAATCGTTTTACTAAGTTTATTGTCAcgattcttttttatttttattgtgtgTTCAACTATTCTGGTGGGAAGAATtattgaaaagttttatttgtttttgaaacaattttttaaagTCTACTTTAATTGGAACTTCTTGATTAACGGTAAATAATCGAATGTTTGGTCCTAATTATAGACGTAAGAAAATGTTATCGTGACATGGTAAGAATTGATTCCACACGAATTTCATCCTTGTAATGTTTTTGTATGCTATGAATCGGTAAAGTCTGTCGGAAAAGAATGGTCAAAATCTACTAATGGCATATAGAAGCACTCTCTTAAACAACTTTTCAAACTAAACAAAATAAGCAAACTACGTGTTCGATGTTTGTCTAATCGTATTCCCATCAAATAACTGCAAAATTCAAACCTCCATAATCGAGATAGATATTAATTCTACGCCGAGTTTTATATGATATTTTAGCACTTTCTTTCTACGTAGGCATCAAGTTAAATATTAATAAACTCAAATACCCTTTTTATTTCGACTCTGTGGTTCCGCGTCTAAGGCACTGGTCTCGCAAGCGCACCGTTGTTTGTTCTCGAGTCTCAACCTTAAAGAATTCTCATTGTCAGTAAACAAATGGGACTATGCAATTTCCCTTTTGTTCGCCTTCGGCATCgatccctttttcacattttcgtaAGAAGTGAAGCATGATAAATGTCGTTGGTTGCGTTCAGCGTGAACCGTTTCACCAGGCTTTAGAAGGTTATAGCAGACAAGGCCGTCGAGAGAAAAAACCGGGCCCGGTGGGATTCCAATACGGACGGACCCCCTTCGAAAACACCTCTATCTTGGAGGAttgaacgagcaaaaaaaaacgtccctGATAGCAGATGACACCACTCTGATCCCAAAAAACACAGAGCATGGCCTTCTTTCCGAAGAGATGTGACCATACGGTCAATTTGGCTTAGTCGTGCGATCAACATGATATCTTTCGCTTCGGATTCTCCAAACAGACATTATTTACATCGGCAGTAACAAttcgatacaaaaaaaaactttacaagACAATTCACAAATGGGTTTTGGGTTTTTCAGTCAATTCATGCGGCACCCATCTTCCGACCTTCAAAATCTTCAAATGGCTTTTAAACGCAAAGAAATGGATTCTGGGTCACATTCAACTGTTCTGCTAGTTGTTGTTGCGCTTGACCATCATCTCCGTCCATCAATGTTTGCAATGCGGTGT
This genomic window from Malaya genurostris strain Urasoe2022 chromosome 1, Malgen_1.1, whole genome shotgun sequence contains:
- the LOC131440168 gene encoding surfeit locus protein 6 homolog → MGTQTKFELLELLNKTNDKYLYLLEAFKIPSANTDKNEHSDLLLQDTQVEPDDSEEERNTQLKVMQNKISSKCIQRKRKKMGATKSIQKPNKFQMRPNVQIAEKNTNHNGNTQIKKEKELLPVYNEMGKIVFPKIQFDENDVSKKGVETDAKKMLRQVLKEQKQLNDLKSSGDTTKYEKIKNAKSWNRATAKVLGQKIRDDVGLLSTKINRRKKQVSKSKQEWSERIKKVDRAKHLKQTKRMENIKQRATQKKNKKMKKLANKGRIIPGF